A DNA window from Syntrophaceae bacterium contains the following coding sequences:
- a CDS encoding LysE family transporter produces MTVWAYLIQGIGLGFAAAVQPGPFQTYLISRTLSRGWRRTLPAALAPLVSDGPIIVLCLFVLSRVPLWFQRFLYLAGGLFVLYLAYGAFRAWRTFEGVPATDEKAAKQTVLHAALMNAANPSPYLYWSLVTGPILLNGWRTAPADGIVFLAGFYAAIILSLAGIILLFGTARRLGPKVNRAMIGVSALTLAGFGLFQLWLGLWGR; encoded by the coding sequence ATGACGGTGTGGGCCTACCTGATCCAGGGGATCGGCCTGGGCTTCGCCGCTGCGGTGCAGCCGGGGCCGTTCCAGACCTATCTTATCTCACGGACCCTCTCCCGGGGGTGGCGCCGCACGCTTCCGGCGGCCCTGGCGCCGCTGGTCAGCGACGGCCCCATCATCGTCCTGTGCCTCTTCGTCCTGAGCCGGGTGCCCCTCTGGTTCCAGCGTTTCCTGTATCTCGCCGGCGGCCTGTTCGTCCTCTATCTCGCATACGGCGCCTTCAGGGCCTGGCGGACATTCGAGGGCGTACCTGCCACGGACGAAAAGGCGGCGAAACAGACCGTCCTGCACGCCGCCCTGATGAACGCCGCCAATCCCAGTCCATATCTCTACTGGAGCCTCGTGACGGGACCGATCCTCCTGAACGGATGGCGCACCGCCCCGGCCGATGGGATCGTCTTTCTCGCCGGCTTCTATGCCGCCATCATCCTCAGCCTGGCGGGGATCATCCTCCTGTTCGGCACCGCCCGGAGACTTGGGCCGAAGGTGAACCGCGCCATGATCGGTGTCTCCGCCCTCACCCTGGCCGGCTTCGGCCTGTTCCAGCTCTGGCTCGGCCTGTGGGGGAGATGA
- a CDS encoding lactate permease LctP family transporter: protein MPWTINTNPLENLALSSLVAAIPILYLFWALAFRRMKGHWAAVSALAIAVVISVFVYGMPAKLSLYSAGYGMLFGLWPVCWIVVTAVFIYNLSVKTGEFEIIKNSLATISDDRRIQALLIAFSFGAFIEGAAGFGTPVAITAAMLAGLGFKPLYAAGICLIANTAPVAFGAIGIPIIVGSQVSGVDQMALSRMVGRTLPFVSVLIPLYMVVLMSGWKKGLEVWPAAFVSGGSFAVAQFLTANFVGPLLPDIIASIVSIVCLVVFLRFWQPKESWHFDGEPQSGGRAKLLYTGGQVFRAWTPFIILSIFVAAWGVKPIKMLLDQHSLVRVPIEGLHNMVIRGDRPMAAVYMFNILSAAGTAILFAGLFSIPVMKASLRTAAQVAYQTLKTLRWPIFTIATILGFAYIMNFSGMAVTLGDAFSKTGVLFPFFAAFLGWLGVFMTGSDTSSNALFGKLQEVTATQIGVDPVVTVAANSSGGVCGKMISPQSLSVATAATNQVGREADIFRFTVMHSLILTTVIGVMAYLQAYVIQWIVPVYEKTAAPVAAAASPSLSGGGAAWLGVAVAAVVILTFLARNAREAEPAVVRETFRKR from the coding sequence ATGCCTTGGACCATCAACACCAATCCGCTCGAAAATCTTGCCCTGTCGTCCCTGGTGGCGGCGATTCCGATCCTTTATCTCTTCTGGGCCCTCGCTTTTCGGCGCATGAAGGGCCATTGGGCGGCGGTAAGCGCGCTGGCGATCGCTGTGGTCATCTCCGTCTTTGTGTACGGCATGCCCGCGAAGTTGAGCCTGTACTCCGCGGGGTACGGCATGCTCTTCGGCCTCTGGCCCGTCTGCTGGATCGTCGTCACGGCCGTCTTCATCTACAATCTGTCCGTGAAGACGGGCGAGTTCGAGATCATCAAGAACTCGCTGGCGACCATCTCCGACGACCGGCGCATCCAGGCCCTCCTGATCGCCTTTTCCTTCGGCGCCTTCATCGAGGGGGCCGCGGGGTTCGGCACGCCCGTGGCCATCACCGCGGCCATGCTGGCAGGCCTGGGGTTCAAGCCCCTTTACGCCGCAGGCATCTGCCTGATCGCCAACACCGCCCCGGTCGCCTTCGGCGCCATCGGCATCCCCATCATCGTGGGTTCCCAGGTGTCGGGTGTCGATCAGATGGCCCTGAGCCGGATGGTCGGCCGGACGCTCCCCTTTGTCAGCGTACTGATTCCCCTCTACATGGTCGTGCTCATGAGCGGATGGAAAAAGGGCCTCGAGGTGTGGCCGGCGGCCTTCGTCAGCGGCGGGTCCTTTGCCGTCGCCCAGTTCCTGACGGCCAATTTCGTCGGGCCCCTGCTGCCGGACATCATTGCGTCCATCGTCTCCATCGTCTGCCTGGTCGTGTTCCTCCGCTTCTGGCAGCCGAAAGAGAGCTGGCACTTTGACGGCGAGCCCCAAAGCGGCGGCCGCGCGAAGCTTCTGTACACCGGAGGCCAGGTGTTCCGGGCCTGGACGCCGTTCATCATTCTGTCGATCTTTGTCGCCGCCTGGGGGGTGAAACCGATCAAGATGCTACTGGACCAGCATTCGCTCGTCCGGGTTCCCATCGAGGGCCTTCACAACATGGTGATTCGTGGCGACAGGCCCATGGCGGCCGTTTACATGTTCAACATCCTGAGCGCCGCCGGCACGGCCATTCTCTTTGCCGGCCTCTTCTCGATCCCCGTCATGAAGGCCTCCCTCCGCACGGCGGCGCAGGTGGCCTACCAGACCCTGAAAACGCTGCGCTGGCCCATTTTCACGATCGCGACGATCCTGGGATTCGCCTACATCATGAACTTCTCGGGCATGGCCGTCACCCTGGGCGACGCCTTTTCGAAAACGGGCGTCCTGTTCCCCTTCTTCGCGGCTTTTCTCGGCTGGCTGGGCGTGTTCATGACCGGTTCGGACACGTCGTCGAACGCCCTGTTCGGAAAGCTGCAGGAGGTTACCGCCACCCAGATCGGCGTCGATCCGGTGGTTACGGTAGCGGCCAATTCCTCCGGCGGCGTCTGCGGCAAGATGATCTCGCCGCAGTCCCTTTCCGTGGCCACGGCGGCGACGAACCAGGTGGGAAGGGAAGCCGACATTTTCCGCTTCACCGTGATGCACTCGCTCATTCTCACGACGGTCATCGGCGTAATGGCCTATCTGCAGGCCTATGTCATCCAGTGGATCGTTCCGGTCTATGAAAAGACCGCGGCGCCCGTTGCCGCCGCCGCGTCGCCGTCCCTGTCGGGAGGCGGGGCGGCCTGGCTGGGCGTCGCCGTGGCCGCCGTCGTCATCCTCACGTTCCTTGCCAGGAATGCGAGGGAAGCGGAGCCGGCCGTCGTCAGGGAAACCTTCCGTAAGCGCTGA